A genome region from Hymenobacter tibetensis includes the following:
- a CDS encoding RNA polymerase sigma factor — protein sequence METMQPSDSALISLYIAGKEEAFALLLERHKARVFTTIMLIVRDEDVADDLLQDTFIKAIHTMKSGRYNEEGKFSSWICRIAHNLAIDFFRREKRSPLLNLDTTSHAFNSLTHAEEGVESALTREETYSQLRELIQDLPTAQKEVLIMRHYGDMSFQEIADATGVSINTALGRMRYALINLRKKMAVQPTLYDQNLTQRETAPVRVQRIAS from the coding sequence ATGGAAACCATGCAGCCGAGCGACTCCGCTCTTATTTCACTATACATTGCCGGCAAAGAAGAGGCGTTTGCGCTATTGCTCGAACGCCACAAAGCCCGCGTCTTTACCACTATCATGTTGATAGTGCGTGATGAAGACGTGGCGGATGATCTGCTGCAGGATACCTTTATCAAGGCTATTCATACCATGAAAAGCGGCCGATACAACGAAGAGGGTAAGTTCTCTTCCTGGATTTGCCGAATTGCCCACAACCTGGCCATTGATTTTTTCCGTCGCGAAAAGCGCAGCCCGCTGCTCAACCTCGACACCACGAGCCATGCATTCAACTCCCTCACACATGCCGAGGAAGGAGTTGAGTCTGCTCTGACCCGAGAAGAAACCTACTCCCAGCTTCGTGAACTGATTCAGGACCTGCCAACAGCTCAGAAGGAAGTGCTCATCATGCGTCATTACGGCGACATGAGCTTCCAGGAAATAGCTGATGCAACAGGTGTTAGCATCAACACTGCGCTCGGACGGATGCGGTACGCGCTGATCAACCTTCGGAAGAAGATGGCCGTACAACCAACTCTCTATGATCAAAACCTTACCCAACGAGAAACTGCTCCGGTACGTGTACAACGAATTGCCAGTTAA